A genomic segment from Daphnia pulex isolate KAP4 chromosome 5, ASM2113471v1 encodes:
- the LOC124193652 gene encoding myosin heavy chain, muscle-like isoform X1: MAITSMRCILVIFLAAVCCKCQSDNPGASSSWAKLQISPDTLSSMKYGNFLVEIYEHANNHKATTTDSKKKYFYSPIALLDHKSAVSRLNRVTKQQEMRFRVEMWNDKVENEVVKYLNEIVGHQIKSNQVRVIPLEKVILTSNTPATDYSLSPVWTNYDKSKTLRLSLSCFEQKICDELASEMRSDPEQFDHFKLLYSLSSQTSQTKQTTIRIDSVTSGQMVSTLLQKFGDKKEIFLTANDEKKMLTETATNIRMDTFDDSEVGSPDTEFQISNILKDLLVTSRTTIKEQSDKMWDSVFWNEDNYRPDKTTKTLNEILNKLDTETQKKLADMFQKAERLSEITEKLTSSNKDEERRREEQIRRENQSKDANENERRRSEATDQGQTSRNQTRDDKSNINKVDTEVDGGGWGIHFGVKVGPENSNTHNAERENEKTDRAKTNSDEHDRELENKEIIQHNFDSNSWANADRISSVISGKMAQDSDSSRRVEIMKEEIAKLLQESRDYVQWDGEKFVPKPMQLSRINLGKFRDSQSFQDRSVRVRYTTAELSAPIKFLEHTELTVTDEWNNLKEELKATTELLSTTVNNLVKMNIELRNAKSDLTKTRIDFTNKLEGTKKELGETEIDLEKTKTDVNDLFIKLNEAKQDSVKTSADFIKTVDDLSAKLNATEKELAKTKITTGNLSSELKNCVANSDRFGQELKVTAENLKKDLRATSTDLKTTKTSLASTRTELNRTKSAVADLATKFKARTSELVDIGKMPTSCADLQRTGHKLSGFFSVKGAKKMEMIYCNFFANQNDKQKWIGYADVKSAPVHFYVQRNYTFYNESTPIPFDLAMVNEGNAMDLTSGIFTAPRPGIYFFSFAGTARLLSSASLNSFLSLNSNPIGASFVSQNNDPVDQYNPVTLQSTLNLKKGDQVWVEIWYTGSSSLHDDSSHHTHFTGFMLGEEIVASL; encoded by the exons ATGGCAATTACATCCATGAGGTGCATCCTCGTCATATTTTTGGCTGCCGTTTGCTGTAAGTGCCAATCAGACAACCCcggtgcttcttcttcttgggcgAAACTGCAAATCTCACCTGATACGTTAAGTTCCATGAAGTACGGCAACTTTCTCGTTGAAATTTACGAACACGCCAATAATCACAAGGCAACGACGACCGAcagtaagaaaaaatatttctactcCCCCATTGCGCTACTGGACCACAAAAGTGCCGTTAGTAGATTGAACAGAGTGACGAAACAACAAGAGATGAGATTTCGTGTGGAAATGTGGAACGACAAAGTCGAAAATGAAGttgtgaaatatttgaacGAAATCGTCGgtcatcaaatcaaatcaaatcaagtgAGAGTCATTCCCTTGGAGAAGGTCATTCTTACTAGCAACACACCCGCAACAGATTATTCGCTATCGCCAGTGTGGACGAATTATGACAAGAGTAAAACTCTGAGACTTTCTCTGTCGtgttttgaacagaaaatCTGCGACGAACTGGCCAGTGAAATGCGATCCGACCCCGAACAATTTGACCATTTCAAACTTCTTTACAGTTTGTCATCGCAGACGTCGCAAACCAAACAGACGACCATCCGCATCGACAGCGTCACTTCCGGTCAAATGGTCTCGACtcttttacagaaatttggagacaaaaaagaaatttttctgacggccaacgacgagaagaaaatgttgacggAAACGGCCACCAACATCCGAATGGACACATTTGACGACTCTGAGGTCGGGTCGCCTGATACGgagtttcaaatttcaaatattttaaaggatTTGCTGGTCACATCCAGGACTACCATCAAAGAGCAAAGTGACAAAATGTGGGACTCTGTTTTTTGGAATGAAGATAATTACCGGCCGGACAAGACGACAAAAACTTTGAACGAAATCCTCAACAAACTGGACACggaaactcaaaagaaattggcggACATGTTTCAGAAAGCGGAGAGGCTGTCTGAAATAACCGAAAAATTAACTTCAAGTAATAAAGACGAGGAAAGAAGACGTGAGGAACAAATTCGTCGcgaaaatcaatcgaaagatgcaaatgaaaatgaaaggagAAGATCAGAAGCAACGGACCAAGGGCAAACCAGCCGCAATCAAACTCGCGATGACAAGTCGAATATAAACAAAGTCGACACGGAAGTCGATGGCGGTGGGTGGGGCATTCATTTTGGCGTTAAAGTCGGACCGGAAAATAGTAACACGCACAATGCCGAACGAGAAAACGAGAAGACTGACAGGGCAAAAACCAACTCTGATGAACACGACAGAGAGTtagagaataaagaaataatcCAACACAATTTCGACTCAAACAGTTGGGCTAACGCGGACAGAATCAGTTCAGTCATTTCAGGGAAAATGGCACAAGATTCCGATAGCTCCCGGCGAGTCGAAattatgaaagaagaaatcgcaAAATTATTACAAGAAAGTAGAGACTACGTCCAATGGGACGGAGAGAAATTCGTGCCCAAACCGATGCAACTGAGCCGAATCAATTTGGGCAAATTTCGTGATTCTCAATCGTTTCAAGATCGCAGCGTTCGTGTTCGTTACACGACCGCTGAACTGTCGGCACcgataaaatttttagaaCACACAGAATTGACCGTCACTGACGAATGGAACAATTTGAAGGAGGAACTCAAAg cCACTACTGAGCTGTTAAGTACAACTGTGAACAACTTGGTGAAGATGAATATCGAACTGAGAAATGCGAAGAGCGATTTAACTAAAACGCGAATTGATTTTACTAATAAATTAGAag GGACTAAAAAGGAGTTGGGGGAAACCGAAATCGACTTGGAGAAAACGAAGACCGATGTCAATGATCTCTTTATAAAGTTAAAtg AGGCTAAGCAGGATTCGGTGAAAACAAGTGCAGATTTCATCAAAACCGTCGATGATTTATCTGCAAAAttaaatg cgaccgaaaaagaattggcgAAAACGAAAATCACGACCGGAAATTTGTCATCTGAACTCAAAA ATTGTGTAGCGAATTCGGATCGATTTGGTCAAGAATTAAAAGTTACCgccgaaaatttaaaaaaagatctaagag CAACCTCAACTGATTTGAAAACtacaaaaacaagtttggcCTCAACGAGAACGGAATTGAACAGAACAAAGTCCGCCGTTGCGGATTTGGCCACCAAATTTAAAG CCCGAACGAGTGAATTAGTCGACATTGGTAAAATGCCAACCTCGTGTGCGGATCTACAACGAACGGGACATAAACTGAGCGGATTCTTTTCCGTAAAAGGagcgaagaagatggaaatgatttactgCAACTTTTTTGCTAATCAAAATG acaaacagaaatggattggatacgccgacgtcaaatctgcgcccgtccatttctacgtccagagaaaTTATACATTTTACAACGAATCAACTCCGATCCCGTTCGATTTGGCGATGGTGAACGAGGGAAATGCCATGGATTTGACGTCTGGGATCTTCACGGCACCgcgaccgggaatttattttttctctttcgcggGAACGGCGCGTCTTTTATCTTCGGCTTCgttaaattcttttctttctttgaacaGTAATCCAATCGGGGCGAGTTTTGTTTCACAGAATAACGACCCCGTTGATCAATATAATCCGGTGACCCTCCAGTCGacgctgaacttgaaaaaaggcgaTCAAGTCTGGGTGGAGATTTGGTACACTGGTTCATCGTCTTTGCATGACGACAGTTCCCACCACacccatttcacgggtttTATGTTGGGGGAGGAAATTGTGGCGTCACTTTGA
- the LOC124193652 gene encoding uncharacterized protein LOC124193652 isoform X2 has translation MAITSMRCILVIFLAAVCCKCQSDNPGASSSWAKLQISPDTLSSMKYGNFLVEIYEHANNHKATTTDSKKKYFYSPIALLDHKSAVSRLNRVTKQQEMRFRVEMWNDKVENEVVKYLNEIVGHQIKSNQVRVIPLEKVILTSNTPATDYSLSPVWTNYDKSKTLRLSLSCFEQKICDELASEMRSDPEQFDHFKLLYSLSSQTSQTKQTTIRIDSVTSGQMVSTLLQKFGDKKEIFLTANDEKKMLTETATNIRMDTFDDSEVGSPDTEFQISNILKDLLVTSRTTIKEQSDKMWDSVFWNEDNYRPDKTTKTLNEILNKLDTETQKKLADMFQKAERLSEITEKLTSSNKDEERRREEQIRRENQSKDANENERRRSEATDQGQTSRNQTRDDKSNINKVDTEVDGGGWGIHFGVKVGPENSNTHNAERENEKTDRAKTNSDEHDRELENKEIIQHNFDSNSWANADRISSVISGKMAQDSDSSRRVEIMKEEIAKLLQESRDYVQWDGEKFVPKPMQLSRINLGKFRDSQSFQDRSVRVRYTTAELSAPIKFLEHTELTVTDEWNNLKEELKATTELLSTTVNNLVKMNIELRNAKSDLTKTRIDFTNKLEGTKKELGETEIDLEKTKTDVNDLFIKLNATEKELAKTKITTGNLSSELKNCVANSDRFGQELKVTAENLKKDLRATSTDLKTTKTSLASTRTELNRTKSAVADLATKFKARTSELVDIGKMPTSCADLQRTGHKLSGFFSVKGAKKMEMIYCNFFANQNDKQKWIGYADVKSAPVHFYVQRNYTFYNESTPIPFDLAMVNEGNAMDLTSGIFTAPRPGIYFFSFAGTARLLSSASLNSFLSLNSNPIGASFVSQNNDPVDQYNPVTLQSTLNLKKGDQVWVEIWYTGSSSLHDDSSHHTHFTGFMLGEEIVASL, from the exons ATGGCAATTACATCCATGAGGTGCATCCTCGTCATATTTTTGGCTGCCGTTTGCTGTAAGTGCCAATCAGACAACCCcggtgcttcttcttcttgggcgAAACTGCAAATCTCACCTGATACGTTAAGTTCCATGAAGTACGGCAACTTTCTCGTTGAAATTTACGAACACGCCAATAATCACAAGGCAACGACGACCGAcagtaagaaaaaatatttctactcCCCCATTGCGCTACTGGACCACAAAAGTGCCGTTAGTAGATTGAACAGAGTGACGAAACAACAAGAGATGAGATTTCGTGTGGAAATGTGGAACGACAAAGTCGAAAATGAAGttgtgaaatatttgaacGAAATCGTCGgtcatcaaatcaaatcaaatcaagtgAGAGTCATTCCCTTGGAGAAGGTCATTCTTACTAGCAACACACCCGCAACAGATTATTCGCTATCGCCAGTGTGGACGAATTATGACAAGAGTAAAACTCTGAGACTTTCTCTGTCGtgttttgaacagaaaatCTGCGACGAACTGGCCAGTGAAATGCGATCCGACCCCGAACAATTTGACCATTTCAAACTTCTTTACAGTTTGTCATCGCAGACGTCGCAAACCAAACAGACGACCATCCGCATCGACAGCGTCACTTCCGGTCAAATGGTCTCGACtcttttacagaaatttggagacaaaaaagaaatttttctgacggccaacgacgagaagaaaatgttgacggAAACGGCCACCAACATCCGAATGGACACATTTGACGACTCTGAGGTCGGGTCGCCTGATACGgagtttcaaatttcaaatattttaaaggatTTGCTGGTCACATCCAGGACTACCATCAAAGAGCAAAGTGACAAAATGTGGGACTCTGTTTTTTGGAATGAAGATAATTACCGGCCGGACAAGACGACAAAAACTTTGAACGAAATCCTCAACAAACTGGACACggaaactcaaaagaaattggcggACATGTTTCAGAAAGCGGAGAGGCTGTCTGAAATAACCGAAAAATTAACTTCAAGTAATAAAGACGAGGAAAGAAGACGTGAGGAACAAATTCGTCGcgaaaatcaatcgaaagatgcaaatgaaaatgaaaggagAAGATCAGAAGCAACGGACCAAGGGCAAACCAGCCGCAATCAAACTCGCGATGACAAGTCGAATATAAACAAAGTCGACACGGAAGTCGATGGCGGTGGGTGGGGCATTCATTTTGGCGTTAAAGTCGGACCGGAAAATAGTAACACGCACAATGCCGAACGAGAAAACGAGAAGACTGACAGGGCAAAAACCAACTCTGATGAACACGACAGAGAGTtagagaataaagaaataatcCAACACAATTTCGACTCAAACAGTTGGGCTAACGCGGACAGAATCAGTTCAGTCATTTCAGGGAAAATGGCACAAGATTCCGATAGCTCCCGGCGAGTCGAAattatgaaagaagaaatcgcaAAATTATTACAAGAAAGTAGAGACTACGTCCAATGGGACGGAGAGAAATTCGTGCCCAAACCGATGCAACTGAGCCGAATCAATTTGGGCAAATTTCGTGATTCTCAATCGTTTCAAGATCGCAGCGTTCGTGTTCGTTACACGACCGCTGAACTGTCGGCACcgataaaatttttagaaCACACAGAATTGACCGTCACTGACGAATGGAACAATTTGAAGGAGGAACTCAAAg cCACTACTGAGCTGTTAAGTACAACTGTGAACAACTTGGTGAAGATGAATATCGAACTGAGAAATGCGAAGAGCGATTTAACTAAAACGCGAATTGATTTTACTAATAAATTAGAag GGACTAAAAAGGAGTTGGGGGAAACCGAAATCGACTTGGAGAAAACGAAGACCGATGTCAATGATCTCTTTATAAAGTTAAAtg cgaccgaaaaagaattggcgAAAACGAAAATCACGACCGGAAATTTGTCATCTGAACTCAAAA ATTGTGTAGCGAATTCGGATCGATTTGGTCAAGAATTAAAAGTTACCgccgaaaatttaaaaaaagatctaagag CAACCTCAACTGATTTGAAAACtacaaaaacaagtttggcCTCAACGAGAACGGAATTGAACAGAACAAAGTCCGCCGTTGCGGATTTGGCCACCAAATTTAAAG CCCGAACGAGTGAATTAGTCGACATTGGTAAAATGCCAACCTCGTGTGCGGATCTACAACGAACGGGACATAAACTGAGCGGATTCTTTTCCGTAAAAGGagcgaagaagatggaaatgatttactgCAACTTTTTTGCTAATCAAAATG acaaacagaaatggattggatacgccgacgtcaaatctgcgcccgtccatttctacgtccagagaaaTTATACATTTTACAACGAATCAACTCCGATCCCGTTCGATTTGGCGATGGTGAACGAGGGAAATGCCATGGATTTGACGTCTGGGATCTTCACGGCACCgcgaccgggaatttattttttctctttcgcggGAACGGCGCGTCTTTTATCTTCGGCTTCgttaaattcttttctttctttgaacaGTAATCCAATCGGGGCGAGTTTTGTTTCACAGAATAACGACCCCGTTGATCAATATAATCCGGTGACCCTCCAGTCGacgctgaacttgaaaaaaggcgaTCAAGTCTGGGTGGAGATTTGGTACACTGGTTCATCGTCTTTGCATGACGACAGTTCCCACCACacccatttcacgggtttTATGTTGGGGGAGGAAATTGTGGCGTCACTTTGA
- the LOC124193652 gene encoding uncharacterized protein LOC124193652 isoform X3, whose translation MAITSMRCILVIFLAAVCCKCQSDNPGASSSWAKLQISPDTLSSMKYGNFLVEIYEHANNHKATTTDSKKKYFYSPIALLDHKSAVSRLNRVTKQQEMRFRVEMWNDKVENEVVKYLNEIVGHQIKSNQVRVIPLEKVILTSNTPATDYSLSPVWTNYDKSKTLRLSLSCFEQKICDELASEMRSDPEQFDHFKLLYSLSSQTSQTKQTTIRIDSVTSGQMVSTLLQKFGDKKEIFLTANDEKKMLTETATNIRMDTFDDSEVGSPDTEFQISNILKDLLVTSRTTIKEQSDKMWDSVFWNEDNYRPDKTTKTLNEILNKLDTETQKKLADMFQKAERLSEITEKLTSSNKDEERRREEQIRRENQSKDANENERRRSEATDQGQTSRNQTRDDKSNINKVDTEVDGGGWGIHFGVKVGPENSNTHNAERENEKTDRAKTNSDEHDRELENKEIIQHNFDSNSWANADRISSVISGKMAQDSDSSRRVEIMKEEIAKLLQESRDYVQWDGEKFVPKPMQLSRINLGKFRDSQSFQDRSVRVRYTTAELSAPIKFLEHTELTVTDEWNNLKEELKATTELLSTTVNNLVKMNIELRNAKSDLTKTRIDFTNKLEATSTDLKTTKTSLASTRTELNRTKSAVADLATKFKARTSELVDIGKMPTSCADLQRTGHKLSGFFSVKGAKKMEMIYCNFFANQNDKQKWIGYADVKSAPVHFYVQRNYTFYNESTPIPFDLAMVNEGNAMDLTSGIFTAPRPGIYFFSFAGTARLLSSASLNSFLSLNSNPIGASFVSQNNDPVDQYNPVTLQSTLNLKKGDQVWVEIWYTGSSSLHDDSSHHTHFTGFMLGEEIVASL comes from the exons ATGGCAATTACATCCATGAGGTGCATCCTCGTCATATTTTTGGCTGCCGTTTGCTGTAAGTGCCAATCAGACAACCCcggtgcttcttcttcttgggcgAAACTGCAAATCTCACCTGATACGTTAAGTTCCATGAAGTACGGCAACTTTCTCGTTGAAATTTACGAACACGCCAATAATCACAAGGCAACGACGACCGAcagtaagaaaaaatatttctactcCCCCATTGCGCTACTGGACCACAAAAGTGCCGTTAGTAGATTGAACAGAGTGACGAAACAACAAGAGATGAGATTTCGTGTGGAAATGTGGAACGACAAAGTCGAAAATGAAGttgtgaaatatttgaacGAAATCGTCGgtcatcaaatcaaatcaaatcaagtgAGAGTCATTCCCTTGGAGAAGGTCATTCTTACTAGCAACACACCCGCAACAGATTATTCGCTATCGCCAGTGTGGACGAATTATGACAAGAGTAAAACTCTGAGACTTTCTCTGTCGtgttttgaacagaaaatCTGCGACGAACTGGCCAGTGAAATGCGATCCGACCCCGAACAATTTGACCATTTCAAACTTCTTTACAGTTTGTCATCGCAGACGTCGCAAACCAAACAGACGACCATCCGCATCGACAGCGTCACTTCCGGTCAAATGGTCTCGACtcttttacagaaatttggagacaaaaaagaaatttttctgacggccaacgacgagaagaaaatgttgacggAAACGGCCACCAACATCCGAATGGACACATTTGACGACTCTGAGGTCGGGTCGCCTGATACGgagtttcaaatttcaaatattttaaaggatTTGCTGGTCACATCCAGGACTACCATCAAAGAGCAAAGTGACAAAATGTGGGACTCTGTTTTTTGGAATGAAGATAATTACCGGCCGGACAAGACGACAAAAACTTTGAACGAAATCCTCAACAAACTGGACACggaaactcaaaagaaattggcggACATGTTTCAGAAAGCGGAGAGGCTGTCTGAAATAACCGAAAAATTAACTTCAAGTAATAAAGACGAGGAAAGAAGACGTGAGGAACAAATTCGTCGcgaaaatcaatcgaaagatgcaaatgaaaatgaaaggagAAGATCAGAAGCAACGGACCAAGGGCAAACCAGCCGCAATCAAACTCGCGATGACAAGTCGAATATAAACAAAGTCGACACGGAAGTCGATGGCGGTGGGTGGGGCATTCATTTTGGCGTTAAAGTCGGACCGGAAAATAGTAACACGCACAATGCCGAACGAGAAAACGAGAAGACTGACAGGGCAAAAACCAACTCTGATGAACACGACAGAGAGTtagagaataaagaaataatcCAACACAATTTCGACTCAAACAGTTGGGCTAACGCGGACAGAATCAGTTCAGTCATTTCAGGGAAAATGGCACAAGATTCCGATAGCTCCCGGCGAGTCGAAattatgaaagaagaaatcgcaAAATTATTACAAGAAAGTAGAGACTACGTCCAATGGGACGGAGAGAAATTCGTGCCCAAACCGATGCAACTGAGCCGAATCAATTTGGGCAAATTTCGTGATTCTCAATCGTTTCAAGATCGCAGCGTTCGTGTTCGTTACACGACCGCTGAACTGTCGGCACcgataaaatttttagaaCACACAGAATTGACCGTCACTGACGAATGGAACAATTTGAAGGAGGAACTCAAAg cCACTACTGAGCTGTTAAGTACAACTGTGAACAACTTGGTGAAGATGAATATCGAACTGAGAAATGCGAAGAGCGATTTAACTAAAACGCGAATTGATTTTACTAATAAATTAGAag CAACCTCAACTGATTTGAAAACtacaaaaacaagtttggcCTCAACGAGAACGGAATTGAACAGAACAAAGTCCGCCGTTGCGGATTTGGCCACCAAATTTAAAG CCCGAACGAGTGAATTAGTCGACATTGGTAAAATGCCAACCTCGTGTGCGGATCTACAACGAACGGGACATAAACTGAGCGGATTCTTTTCCGTAAAAGGagcgaagaagatggaaatgatttactgCAACTTTTTTGCTAATCAAAATG acaaacagaaatggattggatacgccgacgtcaaatctgcgcccgtccatttctacgtccagagaaaTTATACATTTTACAACGAATCAACTCCGATCCCGTTCGATTTGGCGATGGTGAACGAGGGAAATGCCATGGATTTGACGTCTGGGATCTTCACGGCACCgcgaccgggaatttattttttctctttcgcggGAACGGCGCGTCTTTTATCTTCGGCTTCgttaaattcttttctttctttgaacaGTAATCCAATCGGGGCGAGTTTTGTTTCACAGAATAACGACCCCGTTGATCAATATAATCCGGTGACCCTCCAGTCGacgctgaacttgaaaaaaggcgaTCAAGTCTGGGTGGAGATTTGGTACACTGGTTCATCGTCTTTGCATGACGACAGTTCCCACCACacccatttcacgggtttTATGTTGGGGGAGGAAATTGTGGCGTCACTTTGA